The following are encoded together in the Bactrocera neohumeralis isolate Rockhampton chromosome 6, APGP_CSIRO_Bneo_wtdbg2-racon-allhic-juicebox.fasta_v2, whole genome shotgun sequence genome:
- the LOC126762950 gene encoding protein disks lost, whose translation MTTSEIKLKQLLRANVEVPTQTTEDDAISMDHFRKWFLQQFEENKSDTGDSLENFAIYFLNTMRRQTEKYLRTNEVEQTCQTPLKTNKLLTNISDIDGYEKINTPKRVSLYPQHSAPTTPNFASTPEQGNKSKGYFESSLLTENSSNYRNNGKNISSTVPTPAHSMERSVTSTFKSDASTPIRRSQNSNRRSGNSSLLPVTPHSTEKSVRNNSATSSFCLGDFMVLQQNSNRSNRKKATTTQTQNTAASSYNETPTNSKPKKRVVPITISNRSVVGVAGELKAFGCNSSFSNENNILKLSNAEIEDKNKCSIMAARKSLKLNAIEISKEMETTSIGEEEKNLREMVQRKLRDVTLNAEAETTRDTPRAQPPIVELGKIKNHAYIQRLADIYVVLMDLNFVSNILSEMAFTLNLLNIQETTLDDFEVNTNEGANIKTDLAQEQSIGMQMLSNITNCIYFALCVIRRQRHLFAHLDIKSLGVVLHNERIHCLDTNLKSYLESIYQLKQNLLQDKTQAFETSTTSERQFKSVYYQEDKDSRQHFTSNNEFGAFKTQRDLFYKVLKLWETHHLNPNWNFTQELAPRIREIFKQSENSINMAHFAKLFVSQLLISASDATSPEDIGLDVDAEKFSKLAQRLVAPSNFSVDYQFPRNQAFFRDFIAEARSIPFAEQLKMALYYQLITLNNSTFEQTNLLTDNRDADELETDNDKAESSEFIVRAETLASMIILAKFLGFVTAYPYSQHLQTATISGSIEKKQLLLRSLFKPHFNVSHHLLEAIKNNKILITLPWLVQYLAMLDNVTLQLSDFAETTRMLFALYTTIGCNLTPKSLMPASIFILRCCMGWLFDIKPFIAENYFRYRTTQTTTNVGTRSQAETHAEHDEPEELIVRILGATHVNSNVSDSKVVSIPNEKNMCKEITLNPLLESLLSVACPFLAEFRVAIMPSKYATTKFASRTGRYRHITTRIAEPQSSAVNSPSHVACNTNTNAINSQRAQQNKLIEAFLHSQNPSMRRLIEFVTERVYKSVVKDGQHKYILPAKATADKRVNEITSSNVDEVYKVVSNVYTSAYDEVHLLWESNISKLLDERTAIALAALLPTETTPIVQKTYSQLIRQNAMKRIKQWFIDNVQPTSFYCGDLNEITQKICKSNKKEQQTSSTSELKIVSFKPSVSDLLDELQYWLHCTSLRVELLKAGSEEIVAFLQRIPKAFVNTLPTIFYRLIGAGVIQIIQQLIIHKASFVTIELMESACTILLHPNFIALTNTTERSKNNNNKNNAQAVNNVSDDESTSTSSTDLNKTPNIYDALITVAFIEALGDNSDLFGKLKDLLVYMITQQVLSIDKVNVLFIPIFKENWPVNVMNEISKTLQRIADETVKIKRTKRPDTADDDESSEDEAKSHLLMEVLADLSRDVDNLDF comes from the coding sequence ATGACTACGTcggaaataaaattgaaacagTTGTTACGTGCTAATGTGGAAGTGCCAACACAAACAACTGAAGATGACGCAATTTCTATGGACCATTTTCGCAAATGGTTTCTTCAGCAATTCGAGGAGAATAAGTCGGATACTGGGGACAGCTTGGAGAATTTTGCAATATATTTCTTGAATACTATGCGTAgacaaactgaaaaatatttgcgcACAAACGAAGTAGAGCAAACTTGCCAAACGCctctaaaaacaaataaattgttaacTAATATTAGCGATATCGATGGGTATGAAAAAATCAATACTCCGAAACGTGTGTCACTATACCCACAGCATTCGGCACCAACCACACCAAATTTTGCCTCTACACCGGAGCAAGGAAATAAAAGTAAAGGTTATTTTGAAAGCAGCCTACTTACCGAAAACTCAAGCAATTATCGAAATAATGGCAAAAACATCTCATCTACGGTTCCTACGCCTgctcattcgatggaacgaagcGTAACAAGTACTTTTAAAAGTGACGCATCTACGCCTATACGTCGCAGTCAGAACAGCAACCGGCGTTCGGGAAATAGCTCATTGCTGCCAGTAACGCCTCATAGTACTGAAAAGTCAGTACGCAACAACAGCGCTACCTCCAGCTTCTGCCTTGGTGACTTTATGGTGCtccaacaaaacagcaatcgttCGAACCGAAAGAAAGCCACAACTACACAAACTCAAAATACTGCCGCATCGTCATATAATGAAACTCCAACTAATAGTAAACCCAAAAAGCGCGTAGTTCCAATCACTATAAGTAATCGGTCAGTTGTAGGTGTTGCGGGCGAGCTTAAAGCTTTTGGCTGCAACAGTTCATTCAGCAATGAAAACAATATACTTAAACTATCGAATGCTGAAATAGAGGATAAAAATAAGTGCAGTATTATGGCTGCTAGGAAATCTCTGAAACTAAATGCTATTGAAATAAGTAAAGAAATGGAAACCACATCGATTGGTGAAGAAGAGAAAAATTTACGTGAAATGGTTCAGCGGAAGCTAAGGGATGTCACATTGAATGCGGAAGCGGAAACAACGAGAGATACACCTAGAGCTCAACCGCCTATAGTAGAGCtaggaaaaatcaaaaatcacgCATACATACAACGTCTGGcagatatatatgtagttttaaTGGACTTGAATTTTGTATCTAACATACTGAGTGAAATGGCGTTTACGTTGAATTTGTTAAACATACAGGAAACCACACTTGACGACTTTGAAGTTAATACCAACGAAGGCGCAAATATTAAAACTGACCTAGCTCAAGAACAATCGATAGGCATGCAAATGTTAAGTAATATAacaaattgcatttatttcgCTCTCTGTGTGATTAGACGTCAGCGACACTTGTTTGCACACCTCGATATTAAAAGTTTGGGTGTAGTTCTGCATAACGAACGCATTCACTGTCTTGATACAAATTTGAAATCGTACCTAGAATCTATTTATCAgcttaaacaaaatttgctacAAGATAAGACACAAGCATTCGAAACCTCCACTACAAGCGAACGCCAGTTTAAGAGCGTTTACTATCAAGAAGACAAAGACTCGAGACAGCATTTCACTTCCAATAATGAATTTGGTGCCTTCAAAACTCAACGTGACCTTTTTTACAAAGTACTTAAACTTTGGGAAACTCATCATCTTAATCCCAATTGGAATTTTACACAAGAGTTGGCACCAAGAATTcgtgaaattttcaaacagtCGGAAAATTCAATCAATATGGCACATTTTGCCAAATTGTTTGTCTCGCAACTATTGATATCAGCCAGTGATGCAACTTCACCCGAAGACATTGGTTTAGATGTTGATGCCGAAAAGTTCAGTAAACTAGCACAACGTTTAGTCGCACCTAGCAATTTCAGCGTCGATTATCAATTTCCACGTAATCAAGCTTTCTTTCGTGATTTCATTGCCGAAGCTAGATCTATACCATTTGCTGAACAGTTAAAAATGGCGCTATATTATCAACTAATTACACTAAATAATTCTACATTTGAACAAACGAATTTATTGACTGATAACAGAGATGCGGATGAGCTCGAAACGGATAATGATAAGGCGGAATCCAGTGAATTTATAGTGCGTGCCGAAACACTGGCGTCTATGATCATATTAGCGAAATTTCTCGGCTTCGTAACCGCTTATCCATATAGTCAACACTTACAAACTGCAACTATATCAGGGAGCATTGAAAAGAAGCAGTTATTGTTACGCAGCTTATTTAAACCACACTTCAATGTATCTCACCATTTGTTAGAggcaatcaaaaataataaaattcttattaCATTACCGTGGTTGGTACAATATCTTGCAATGCTGGATAATGTTACATTACAATTATCTGACTTTGCCGAAACTACCCGAATGTTATTTGCCTTATACACCACAATCGGCTGCAATTTAACACCAAAATCTTTGATGCCAGCATCTATATTCATTCTACGTTGTTGTATGGGTTGGCTTTTTGATATTAAACCCTTCATagctgaaaattattttagataCCGAACGACACAAACAACTACAAATGTTGGCACAAGATCGCAAGCAGAAACACACGCCGAACATGATGAACCAGAAGAATTAATTGTGAGAATATTAGGTGCCACGCATGTTAACAGCAATGTTTCTGACAGCAAAGTTGTTTCCATTCCTAATGAAAAGAACATGTGTAAGGAAATTACACTTAATCCCTTACTTGAATCTTTACTATCCGTTGCCTGTCCATTTTTGGCAGAGTTTCGGGTAGCCATAATGCCAAgcaaatatgcaacaacaaaatttgcctCACGCACAGGTAGATATCGCCATATAACGACACGTATTGCCGAGCCACAATCCTCAGCTGTGAATTCGCCATCACACGTTGCCTGTAACACAAACACGAATGCCATCAATTCACAACGAGCACAACAAAATAAACTTATTGAAGCATTTCTACATTCGCAGAACCCCTCCATGCGTCGTCTTATAGAATTTGTCACTGAAAGAGTGTATAAGTCGGTTGTTAAGGATGggcaacataaatatatactgcCTGCAAAAGCTACAGCTGATAAGCGTGTAAACGAGATCACTTCTTCTAATGTAGATGAGGTTTATAAAGTAGTATCTAACGTATACACCAGTGCCTACGATGAAGTGCACCTCCTTTGGGAATCAAACATATCAAAACTGTTAGATGAACGCACTGCAATTGCTCTAGCTGCACTGCTACCAACGGAGACAACGCCCATAGTACAAAAAACCTACTCCCAATTGATAAGACAAAATGCTATGAAACGAATAAAACAGTGGTTTATCGATAATGTGCAACCAACAAGCTTTTATTGTGGTGATCTCAATGAAATCAcgcaaaaaatatgcaaatcaaataaaaaggaACAACAAACGTCATCAACATCTGAATTGAAAATAGTCAGTTTCAAGCCAAGCGTGTCTGATTTACTTGACGAACTACAGTACTGGCTTCATTGCACCTCCTTACGCGTAGAGCTGCTTAAGGCAGGATCTGAAGAAATTGTAGCATTTTTGCAAAGAATACCCAAAGCATTCGTAAATACATTGCCAACAATTTTTTACCGCCTTATTGGTGCAGGtgttatacaaattattcaacaatTAATAATTCATAAGGCTTCATTTGTTACAATCGAATTAATGGAATCAGCTTGTACAATTCTATTGCATCCAAATTTTATTGCGCTCACAAATACCACAGAAcgcagtaaaaataataataacaaaaataacgcACAAGCTGTCAATAATGTCAGTGACGACGAAAGCACTAGTACCAGTTCAACAGATTTAAATAAGACGCCTAATATTTATGACGCATTGATCACGGTGGCATTTATCGAAGCTCTAGGAGATAATAGTGATTTATTTGGAAAACTAAAAGACTTGCTAGTTTATATGATAACACAACAAGTACTTAGCATAGACAAAGTCAATGTGTTGTTTATACCGATTTTCAAAGAGAATTGGCCCGTAAACGTGATGAATGAAATCTCAAAAACACTACAACGAATTGCTGATGAGaccgttaaaataaaaagaacaaaacgTCCAGATACCGCTGACGATGACGAGAGTAGCGAAGACGAAGCCAAATCCCATTTACTTATGGAAGTATTGGCTGATCTCTCAAGAGATGTTGataatttagatttttaa
- the LOC126762972 gene encoding ragulator complex protein LAMTOR4 homolog isoform X1 encodes MALISNMEKLSNQIGYLLLQDDGAVIGSGGDLENDERSANIFMELLHLAESVDDNFMPNSSCERISIVYDDHSYNISMSNHRIYIVKLKNAPRGGTVYGLTNNGGNVVFSESETSGVASILT; translated from the exons ATGGCATTAATTAGCAATATGGAAAAACTGAGCAATCAAATTGGCTATTTATTATTGCAAGACGATGGAGCAGTTATTGGTTCCGGTGGAGATTTAGAAAATGATGAAAGAAGTGCGAACATATTCATGGAACTTTTACACCTAGCGGAAAG tGTTGACGATAACTTCATGCCCAATAGCAGTTGTGAACGCATCTCAATTGTGTATGATGATCACAGTTACAACATTTCCATGAGCAATCATCGGATATATATAGTAAAGTTAAAGAATGCTCCGCGTGGAGGTACAGTTTACGGTCTTACGAACAATGGTGGCAATGTGGTATTCTCAGAAAGTGAGACTTCTGGTGTGGCATCAATACTAACTTGA
- the LOC126762972 gene encoding ragulator complex protein LAMTOR4 homolog isoform X2, whose product MEKLSNQIGYLLLQDDGAVIGSGGDLENDERSANIFMELLHLAESVDDNFMPNSSCERISIVYDDHSYNISMSNHRIYIVKLKNAPRGGTVYGLTNNGGNVVFSESETSGVASILT is encoded by the exons ATGGAAAAACTGAGCAATCAAATTGGCTATTTATTATTGCAAGACGATGGAGCAGTTATTGGTTCCGGTGGAGATTTAGAAAATGATGAAAGAAGTGCGAACATATTCATGGAACTTTTACACCTAGCGGAAAG tGTTGACGATAACTTCATGCCCAATAGCAGTTGTGAACGCATCTCAATTGTGTATGATGATCACAGTTACAACATTTCCATGAGCAATCATCGGATATATATAGTAAAGTTAAAGAATGCTCCGCGTGGAGGTACAGTTTACGGTCTTACGAACAATGGTGGCAATGTGGTATTCTCAGAAAGTGAGACTTCTGGTGTGGCATCAATACTAACTTGA
- the LOC126762970 gene encoding signal recognition particle receptor subunit beta — MDTIPESAQENTTSKVSELNMTTVLVAAVLGFIVMAIILLLRRRSFGRRDFILTGLSESGKSAIFMQMMHKKFPDTFTSITENVGEYRSGRMSGRLVDIPGHYRVRDKCFDQYKRTAKGLIFVVDSVTVQKDVRDVADALYSVLADPAIQSCPFLVLCNKQDLSTAKGSQVIKSILEKEMNIVRVTRGRKLQSVGEDNMSKPVFLGKEGKDFEFSHINQNVQFFECSAKDNQLNNLSDWIDRML, encoded by the exons atggaTACAATTCCAGAAAGTGCACAAGAGAATACAACATCCAAAGTATCAGAGTTGAATATGACTACTGTACTGGTTGCTGCGGTGTTGGGATTCATTGTAATGG CAATAATTCTATTGTTGCGTAGAAGATCCTTTGGCCGACGAGATTTCATTTTGACCGGTTTAAGCGAATCCGGGAAGAGTGctatatttatgcaaatgatGCACAAAAAATTCCCAGATACTTTCACTTCCATCACAGAAAACGTGGGCGAATACCGTTCCGGGCGTATGTCTGGCCGTCTTGTAGATATACCTGGACATTATAGAGTGAGGGATAAGTGCTTTGATCAATATAAACGTACAGCTAAGGGCTTAATATTTGTGGTGGATTCTGTAACAGTACAAAAAGATGTCCGCGACGTGGCGGA TGCTTTGTATAGCGTACTTGCCGATCCTGCAATACAGTCTTGTCCCTTCTTAGTGCTTTGTAATAAACAAGATCTGAGCACAGCAAAGGGCTCTCAAGTAATCAAAAGTATATTGGaaaaagaaat GAACATTGTACGGGTAACACGTGGTCGTAAATTACAGTCAGTGGGAGAGGATAACATGTCAAAACCAGTATTTTTGGGTAAAGAAGGCAAGGACTTTGAATTTTCGCACATTAACCAAAACGTTCAATTCTTCGAATGCTCTGCAAAAGATAATCAACTGAATAATTTATCTGATTGGATAGACAGAATGCTGTGA
- the LOC126762961 gene encoding vacuolar fusion protein CCZ1 homolog produces MAKLLQRVETTLRCFYVFNSNYCKKEGDEYKKILYYNPEDIELNTKIKDVGLSEAIIQFTGTFVGDDDCKALHTQKTTQLFYQPERGYWIVMVLNVPKEVKSKDGVEVPEYRGTEVQDRIYRAVLRQCYNMFRLSSGTFRSNSNDSDEDNGREQLKGRLSTFFNNYLKTLRFPVGDVLSFMHSIQYLPLEQALFLRAHNFINMIRATFPALKETVLLYDERIISGGQIDAIELCSLHQYLLTSFIEKSEHPIGSSQNESPLVEKFQNGVYVTGLGSEEHSTDLPKIYIKVRKELHYYYIVIFRVLRATLCLLISATEDPPCKEFYDELRSYMEPQLSSIAKDIEENISKQGLRKANTSSSLSAIAPADDNVNPKYIFINEQSLKHLTNIPTEYRRTNKSTHYLPANVTNLIADLIPSDEANYLEDSYSDLKEVQIKTTNDFWIVQRCWNWRRCYVIIHNSKATLLDITQEARRVFDKEFTDDVFFDK; encoded by the exons ATGGCAAAACTTTTACAGAGGGTTGAAACTACTTTGCGCTgcttttatgttttcaattcgaattattgtaaaaaagaaGGCGATGAGTACAAAAAAATACTCTACTATAATCCTGAGGATATCGAACTGAACACAAAGATCAAGGATGTTGGTTTAAGTGAAGCTATTATACAGTTTACTGG CACTTTCGTTGGTGATGATGACTGCAAAGCGCTACATACACAGAAAACTACGCAGTTATTCTATCAACCCGAAAGAGGTTACTGGATTGTTATGGTTCTAAATGTGCCAAAAGAAGTTAAAAGCAAGGATGGTGTTGAGGTACCGGAGTATCGTGGCACCGAAGTACAAGATCGAATATATAGGGCCGTATTGCGTCAATGTTACAATATGTTCCGACTGAGTTCGGGTACTTTCCGTTCGAATTCAAATGATAGCGATGAAGATAATGGGCGTGAGCAATTAAAAGGGAGACTTTCTACATTTTTCAATAAC TATTTGAAAACTCTGAGGTTTCCCGTTGGAGACGTGCTCAGCTTTATGCACTCCATACAATATTTGCCTTTAGAACAAGCGTTGTTTCTTCGAGCCCATAATTTCATAAACATGATTCGTGCAACGTTTCCTGCCTTAAAAGAGACCGTTTTACTGTATGACGAACGAATAATAAG CGGTGGGCAAATCGATGCAATTGAATTGTGTAGTTTGCACCAGTATCTTTTAACCTCATTTATCGAAAAATCCGAACATCCCATAGGAAGTTCTCAAAATGAGAGTCCTCTAGTAGAAAAGTTTCAAAATGGAGTTTATGTCACTGGCTTAGGTAGTGAAGAACACTCAACCGACTTacctaaaatatatatcaaagtaAGGAAAGAGCTTCATTATTATTACATAGTAATTTTTCGAGTTTTAAGAGCAACGTTGTGTTTACTTATAAGTG CGACGGAGGATCCTCCATGCAAAGAGTTTTACGATGAACTACGGTCATATATGGAACCTCAGTTATCAAGTATCGCAAAGGACATAGAAGAAAATATCAGTAAACAAGGTCTTCGTAAAGCAAACACTTCTTCGTCGCTTTCTGCTATAGCTCCGGCTGACGATAATGTGAACCCCAAATACATATTCATCAATGAGCAAAGCTTAAAACATCTTACTAACATTCCCACAGAATATCGTAGAACAAATAAATCAACACACTATCTTCCTGCAAATGTCACTAATCTTATAGCAGATCTTATCCCCTCTGATGAAGCCAATTATTTAGAGGACTCGTACTCGGATTTAAAAGAAGTGCAAATTAAAACTACAAATGATTTTTGGATTGTACAACGATGTTGGAATTGGCGACGGTGCTATGTGATAATACATAACAGTAAAGCAACTTTGCTGGATATTACACAAGAAGCTAGGCGTGTGTTTGATAAAGAATTCACAGATGAtgtattttttgacaaataa